The following proteins come from a genomic window of Acinonyx jubatus isolate Ajub_Pintada_27869175 chromosome C1, VMU_Ajub_asm_v1.0, whole genome shotgun sequence:
- the CC1H1orf56 gene encoding protein MENT — translation MVPAAGALLWALLLSLGPRVAGAQGLTSTESQRVSFRSGVPMSRNYRTTPRTSAPKKMRVTMEDEDDLVARADRLAGPAAAELLASTVATGVRKSIVSSPEEDESLEEGVVINARKSNVSGEALRATSNTARMPNPRFKANTQEPEIRMSSSDQRANTWMSTEDLVHPDSTMSQWSTAGSTPRRWPHPSPTAMPPAEDLRLVLMPWGPWHCHCRSGTMSRSRAGRLQGLSGRLRVGALSQLHTEHRPCTYQQCPCNRLREECPLDTGLCPDTSCTTQTTTTTTTTTTTTTTTTTTPIPPLSSRLRPTPFLFFGPSPSPSPSPALAFWRRVRIGLEDIWNSLSSVFTEMQPLERNRR, via the exons ATGGTCCCCGCCGCCGGCGCGCTGCTCTGGGCCCTGCTGCTGAGTCTGGGGCCCCGGGTGGCGGGGGCCCAAGGCCTGACTTCCACCGAGTCGCAGCGGGTAAGTTTCCGCTCTGGGGTCCCGATGTCCCGCAACTACCGGACCACCCCCCGGACCAGCGCTCCCAAGAAGATGAGGGTAACAATGGAGGACGAGGATGACCTCGTGGCCCGTGCCGACCGCCTGGCAGGCCCGGCCGCGGCCGAGCTTTTGGCCTCCACGGTGGCCACAGGCGTCAGAAAGTCAATTGTGTCATCGCCGGAGGAAGATGAGTCTTTGGAAGAGGGGGTTGTGATCAACGCCAGAAAGAGTAATGTGAGCGGAGAGGCTCTCCGAGCGACTTCCAATACGGCGAGGATGCCCAACCCAAGGTTTAAAGCAAATACCCAGGAGCCCGAGatcaggatgtcttcttcagaCCAGCGGGCCAACACGTGGATGTCCACTGAGGACTTGGTTCATCCCGACAGTACCATGAGCCAGTGGTCAACAGCAGGGTCCACCCCGAGACGGTGGCCACACCCCTCACCAACAGCCATGCCGCCAGCAGAGGACCTGCGGCTGGTTCTCATGCCCTGGGGCCCATGGCACTGTCACTGCAGGTCAGGCACCATGAGCCGGTCCAGGGCAGGCAGGCTGCAAGGCCTTTCCGGGCGCCTTCGAGTTGGAGCACTGAGCCAACTCCACACAGAGCACCGGCCTTGTACCTACCAGCAGTGTCCCTGCAACCGGCTTAGGGAGGAGTGCCCTCTGGACACTGGTCTCTGCCCTGACACCAGCTGCACCACtcagaccaccaccaccaccaccaccaccaccaccaccactaccaccaccactaccactccCATACCGCCCCTCAGCTCTAGACTCAGACCcacccccttcctcttctttggccccagccccagccccagccccagtccaGCCCTTGCTTTTTGGAGACGAGTCCGGATTGGGCTGGAGGATATTTGGAACAGTCTGTCTTCAGTGTTCACAGAGATGCAACCA CTAGAGAGAAACCGCAGGTAA
- the CDC42SE1 gene encoding CDC42 small effector protein 1, with protein sequence MSEFWHKLGCCVVEKPQPKKKRRRIDRTMIGEPMNFVHLTHIGSGEMGAGDGLTMTGAVQEQMRSKGNRDRPWSNSRGL encoded by the exons ATGAGTGAATTCTGGCACAAACTAGGTTGCTGCGTGGTAGAGAAACCCCAGCCG aagaagaagaggagacgAATTGACCGGACCATGATTGGGGAACCAATGAATTTTGTCCACCTGACTCACATTGGCTCTGGGGAGATGGGGGCCGGAGATGGACTTACCATG ACAGGTGCTGTCCAGGAGCAGATGAGATCCAAGGGAAACCGAGACAGGCCATGGAGCAATTCTAGGGGCTTGTAG
- the MLLT11 gene encoding protein AF1q isoform X1, producing the protein MTQQGPVRQEVMRDPVSSQYSSFLFWRMPIPELDLSELEGLGLSDTSTYKIKDSSAGKMTGQPTGVEQEKHSEGDALLEYSTFNFWRAPIASIHSFELDLL; encoded by the exons ATGACACAGCAAGGCCCTGTCAGGCAG GAAGTTATGAGGGACCCTGTGAGTAGCCAGTACAGCTCCTTTCTTTTCTGGAGGATGCCCATTCCAGAGCTGGATCTGTCGGAGCTGGAAGGCCTGGGTCTGTCAGATACATCCACCTACAAGATCAAAGACAGCAGCGCTGGCAAGATGACTGGGCAACCAACTGGAGTTGAACAGGAGAAACACTCCGAAGGCGATGCCCTCCTGGAGTACAGCACCTTCAACTTCTGGAGAGCTCCCATTGCCAGCATCCACTCCTTCGAATTGGACTTGCTTTAA
- the MLLT11 gene encoding protein AF1q isoform X2: protein MRDPVSSQYSSFLFWRMPIPELDLSELEGLGLSDTSTYKIKDSSAGKMTGQPTGVEQEKHSEGDALLEYSTFNFWRAPIASIHSFELDLL from the coding sequence ATGAGGGACCCTGTGAGTAGCCAGTACAGCTCCTTTCTTTTCTGGAGGATGCCCATTCCAGAGCTGGATCTGTCGGAGCTGGAAGGCCTGGGTCTGTCAGATACATCCACCTACAAGATCAAAGACAGCAGCGCTGGCAAGATGACTGGGCAACCAACTGGAGTTGAACAGGAGAAACACTCCGAAGGCGATGCCCTCCTGGAGTACAGCACCTTCAACTTCTGGAGAGCTCCCATTGCCAGCATCCACTCCTTCGAATTGGACTTGCTTTAA
- the GABPB2 gene encoding GA-binding protein subunit beta-2 isoform X4: MSLVDLGKRLLEAARKGQDDEVRTLMANGAPFTTDWLGTSPLHLAAQYGHYSTAEVLLRAGVSRDARTKVDRTPLHMAAADGHAHIVELLVRNGADVNAKDMLKMTALHWATEHHHRDVVELLIKYGADVHAFSKFDKSAFDIALEKKNAEILVILQEAMQNQVNAHPERANPMTVATPFIFTSGEVVNLASLVSSTNTKTTSGDPHASSAAHLANSTTSVLATLAALAEASAPLSNSHRATANSEEIIEGDSVDSSIQQVVGSGGQRVITIVTDGVPLGNIQTAVPAGSIGQPFIVTVQDGQQGFTPSTEPNTGLEFTILRSRPELRSRVRCLGQMGSSVTSTPGFGLGHDLTVYQIEPKSGSVHSVEPTWDSVSPSLCPSPMFSLSQNK, encoded by the exons ATGTCTTTGGTGGACTTGGGGAAGAGGTTACTAGAAGCGGCAAGAAAAGGCCAAGATGATGAAGTGAGAACATTGATGGCAAATGGTGCCCCATTCACCACAGACTGG CTTGGAACATCACCCCTCCACCTTGCAGCCCAGTATGGTCATTATTCCACAGCAGAAGTGCTCCTTCGAGCAGGCGTTAGCAGGGATGCCCGGACCAAAGTGGACAGGACCCCCTTGCACATGGCTGCAGCTGACGGACATGCCCACATCGTGGAACTGCTTGTTAGG AACGGTGCAGATGTGAATGCCAAGGACATGCTGAAGATGACAGCTTTACATTGGGCCACAGAGCACCACCATCGAGACGTTGTGGAGCTGCTTATCAAGTATGGAGCTGACGTGCATGCTTTCAGCAAGTTTGATAAATCTGCCTTTGACATAGCCCTGGAGAAAAAGAATGCTGAGATTCTGGTCATCCTTCAG GAAGCGATGCAAAATCAGGTGAATGCTCATCCCGAGAGAGCCAACCCTATGACTGTGGCCACCCCATTCATCTTCACATCTGGAGAAGTTGTCAACCTCGCCAGCCTTGTTTCTTCAACCAACACCAAAACAACCTCAG GTGACCCCCATGCCTCCTCAGCAGCACACTTGGCAAATTCCACCACCTCGGTGCTGGCCACCCTTGCAGCTCTTGCTGAGGCCTCAGCCCCCCTCTCCAACTCCCACAGAGCCACAG CTAATTCAGAGGAAATCATAGAGGGAGATTCCGTTGACTCATCAATCCAGCAAGTGGTGGGGAGTGGAGGCCAAAGGGTCATCACCATAGTGACTGATGGAGTCCCTCTGGGTAATATCCAAACTGCAGTCCCTGCCGGAAGCATTGGCCAGCCATTTATTGTAACTGTGCAAGATGGACAGCAAG gcttcacacctagcacagagcccaacacggggcttgagttcacaatcctgagatcaagacctgagctgagatcaagagtcagatgcttggggcaaatgggtagctcagtcacgtccactcctggtttcggcttgggtcatgatctcacagtttatcaGATCGaacccaagtcaggctctgtgcacagtgtggagcctacttgggattctgtctccccttctctctgcccttcccccatgttctctctctctcaaaataaataa